In the genome of Podarcis raffonei isolate rPodRaf1 chromosome 17, rPodRaf1.pri, whole genome shotgun sequence, one region contains:
- the CASP2 gene encoding caspase-2 isoform X1, giving the protein MLGACGMQKCHQEALKKNRVSLAKQLVLKELMEHLIENDVITEAMMEMIQGKSGSFSQNIEFLNLLPKRGPKAFSAFCEALQETKQQHLVEMLLSTIPSHSNGNARLNSGYEEKLPFPISESEISQKRPRWQLAEPVEHSLDDGDGPHYPQVKLCTPEFYHEHEHMAYRMKSHPRGLALILSNVHFSSETDLEFRSGGNVDQAALEMLFRHLGYQVMVQHDQTAQEMHKELENFSKLPVHRDVDSCIVSLLSHGIEGGVYGVDGKLLQLQEIFRLFDNANCPRLQNKPKMFFIQACRGDETDRGVDQIDGNERADSPGCEESDANKKENPKLRLPTCSDMICGYACLRGTAAMRNTKRGSWYVEALTSVFAEDSRNTHVADMLVKVNGMIKHREGHAPGTEFHRCKEMSEYCSTLCQDLYLFPGINSVI; this is encoded by the exons ATGCTGGGCGCATGTGGCATGCAGAAATGTCACCAAGAGGCTCTGAAAAAGAATCGTGTTTCCCTAGCAAAGCAGCTAGTTTTGAAGGAACTGATGGAACACCTCATAGAAAATGATGTGATCACTGAAGCAATGATGGAGATGATACAG GGCAAGTCTGGAAGTTTTAGCCAAAACATAGAATTCTTGAACCTGCTCCCAAAGAGGGGTCCCAAAGCCTTCTCAGCTTTCTGTGAAGCTTTACAAGAAACCAAACAGCAGCACTTAGTGGAAATGCTCCTGAGCACCATTCCCAGCCATAGCAACGGGAATGCAAGG CTGAATTCTGGCTATGAGGAAAAGCTGCCATTTCCTATATCTGAATCAGAAATCTCTCAAAAAAGGCCACGGTGGCAACTTG CAGAACCAGTGGAGCATTCTCTGGATGATGGAGATGGTCCTCACTATCCTCAGGTGAAGCTGTGCACCCCAGAATTCTATCATGAGCATGAGCACATG GCATACAGGATGAAATCACACCCTCGGGGCTTGGCGCTGATACTTAGCAACGTGCATTTTAGCAGTGAGACAGACCTAGAGTTCCGTTCTGGTGGCAATGTTGACCAAGCTGCCCTAGAAATGCTCTTCAGACATCTTGGGTACCAAGTGATGGTACAGCATGATCAAACTGCACAG GAAATGCATAAGGAGTTGGAAAACTTTTCAAAGCTTCCAGTTCACCGAGATGTAGATTCCTGCATAGTATCACTTCTCTCACATGGCATAGAGGGTGGGGTCTATGGAGTGGATGGCAAACTGCTTCAG CTGCAGGAGATTTTCAGGCTCTTTGATAATGCAAACTGCCCTAGGCTTCAGAATAAGCCCAAAATGTTCTTCATTCAAGCATGCCGGGGAG ATGAGACAGACCGTGGAGTGGACCAGATAGATGGGAATGAGCGTGCTGACTCCCCAGGTTGCGAAGAAAGCGATGCCAACAAGAAAGAGAATCCCAAGCTGCGTCTTCCCACTTGCTCTGATATGATATGTGGCTATGCCTGTCTGAGAG gcACAGCTGCTATGAGAAACACCAAACGTGGGTCCTGGTATGTAGAGGCTCTGACCTCTGTGTTTGCTGAAGATTCCAGAAATACGCATGTGGCTGACATGCTTGTAAAG GTGAATGGAATGATCAAGCATCGAGAAGGTCATGCCCCAGGCACCGAGTTCCACCGCTGCAAGGAGATGTCAGAGTATTGTAGCACTCTTTGCCAGGACCTTTACTTGTTCCCAGGAATTAACTCTGTCATCTAA
- the CASP2 gene encoding caspase-2 isoform X2 yields the protein MLGACGMQKCHQEALKKNRVSLAKQLVLKELMEHLIENDVITEAMMEMIQGKSGSFSQNIEFLNLLPKRGPKAFSAFCEALQETKQQHLVEMLLSTIPSHSNGNARLNSGYEEKLPFPISESEISQKRPRWQLEPVEHSLDDGDGPHYPQVKLCTPEFYHEHEHMAYRMKSHPRGLALILSNVHFSSETDLEFRSGGNVDQAALEMLFRHLGYQVMVQHDQTAQEMHKELENFSKLPVHRDVDSCIVSLLSHGIEGGVYGVDGKLLQLQEIFRLFDNANCPRLQNKPKMFFIQACRGDETDRGVDQIDGNERADSPGCEESDANKKENPKLRLPTCSDMICGYACLRGTAAMRNTKRGSWYVEALTSVFAEDSRNTHVADMLVKVNGMIKHREGHAPGTEFHRCKEMSEYCSTLCQDLYLFPGINSVI from the exons ATGCTGGGCGCATGTGGCATGCAGAAATGTCACCAAGAGGCTCTGAAAAAGAATCGTGTTTCCCTAGCAAAGCAGCTAGTTTTGAAGGAACTGATGGAACACCTCATAGAAAATGATGTGATCACTGAAGCAATGATGGAGATGATACAG GGCAAGTCTGGAAGTTTTAGCCAAAACATAGAATTCTTGAACCTGCTCCCAAAGAGGGGTCCCAAAGCCTTCTCAGCTTTCTGTGAAGCTTTACAAGAAACCAAACAGCAGCACTTAGTGGAAATGCTCCTGAGCACCATTCCCAGCCATAGCAACGGGAATGCAAGG CTGAATTCTGGCTATGAGGAAAAGCTGCCATTTCCTATATCTGAATCAGAAATCTCTCAAAAAAGGCCACGGTGGCAACTTG AACCAGTGGAGCATTCTCTGGATGATGGAGATGGTCCTCACTATCCTCAGGTGAAGCTGTGCACCCCAGAATTCTATCATGAGCATGAGCACATG GCATACAGGATGAAATCACACCCTCGGGGCTTGGCGCTGATACTTAGCAACGTGCATTTTAGCAGTGAGACAGACCTAGAGTTCCGTTCTGGTGGCAATGTTGACCAAGCTGCCCTAGAAATGCTCTTCAGACATCTTGGGTACCAAGTGATGGTACAGCATGATCAAACTGCACAG GAAATGCATAAGGAGTTGGAAAACTTTTCAAAGCTTCCAGTTCACCGAGATGTAGATTCCTGCATAGTATCACTTCTCTCACATGGCATAGAGGGTGGGGTCTATGGAGTGGATGGCAAACTGCTTCAG CTGCAGGAGATTTTCAGGCTCTTTGATAATGCAAACTGCCCTAGGCTTCAGAATAAGCCCAAAATGTTCTTCATTCAAGCATGCCGGGGAG ATGAGACAGACCGTGGAGTGGACCAGATAGATGGGAATGAGCGTGCTGACTCCCCAGGTTGCGAAGAAAGCGATGCCAACAAGAAAGAGAATCCCAAGCTGCGTCTTCCCACTTGCTCTGATATGATATGTGGCTATGCCTGTCTGAGAG gcACAGCTGCTATGAGAAACACCAAACGTGGGTCCTGGTATGTAGAGGCTCTGACCTCTGTGTTTGCTGAAGATTCCAGAAATACGCATGTGGCTGACATGCTTGTAAAG GTGAATGGAATGATCAAGCATCGAGAAGGTCATGCCCCAGGCACCGAGTTCCACCGCTGCAAGGAGATGTCAGAGTATTGTAGCACTCTTTGCCAGGACCTTTACTTGTTCCCAGGAATTAACTCTGTCATCTAA